Genomic segment of Paenibacillus sp. FSL R5-0912:
ACGGAGCTGCACTGGAACAGCCGGGAAGATAAGAAGCAGCTGCTGAATCAGCTGACAGAGCTGCAATATGAAGTATCGCAGAGGAAGGCCATGGAGCCGCCGTATCAGAACGAGTATTGGAACCACTTCGGGGAAGGGATCTACGCCGATATTATCAGCGGTGATCCGCTATTCAGCTCCACTGACAAATTCGATGCTGGCACCGGCTGGCCCGGATTCACCAGGCCGGTGGAAGAGGGGCTGATCCGCCGAGAAGCAGACTACGGCAGCGGCGAAGTGCGGACGGTCCTGCGCAGCAGGCTGAGCGGGGCTTATCTGGGGGATTTATCCTACGATGGCCCGGAGCCGGCGAAGCTGCATTACCGGGTGAATTCCGCCGCACTGCGTTTTATTCCGAAGAATGAGCTTGCGGAGAAAGGGCTTGGGCGGTATTTAGAGCTATTTGAGCGGGAGAGCCAAGGATAACCCCGGATTGAAGGCTGGCTTCAGGACTGTATATCATATGTATTAGGGCAGGCTCCCGGATGTGGGGGACTGCCCTAACTTGTTTTTAACGAGGATTATTCATGATTAGCGAGTGTAAGGCATATTATATAACGTGATGAGCCGGAGGACTCTTTTATTCGCGGAATCAATGTTGTATTAAGTCGCATTCCCGATTGTGAAGAAGCAGCCTGAAACAGAATAAGCCGTAATTTAGTGATTAGTGATATAGAAGCCGGTACCTCTATTAGGGTATGGGCTTTTTCTATTACCCGGGAAGCAGGTGAGGCGTATGCTCCAAATAGACAATCAAACCGTCATGATCCACGGCAATACATTAACTATTGAGGAAGTTATTAAGGTGGCCCGGTATCATCGGATGGTGGACCTGGGCGTGGAGAGCTGCCGCAAGGTGGACCGTAGCCGCAAATATGTAGAGAAGCTCCTGTTGGAGAAAAAAGTAGTGTACGGCCTCACGACCGGCTTCGGCAAATTCAGTGATACGTGCATCTCGCCGGAGGACACGAAGCAGCTGCAGCTTAATCTGATCCGCAGCCACTGCTGCGGAATTGGCGAGCCGTTCCCGGAGGAGATCGTGCGCGCAATCTTGCTGCTGCGGATAAACGCCTTATCCCTTGGTTATTCCGGCATCCGTCTGGAGGTGATCCGGCTGATGGTGGAGATGCTTAACCGGGGCGTCATTCCGGTGATTCCTGAAAAAGGCTCCCTGGGCGCAAGCGGTGACCTTGCCCCTTTGTCGCATATGGTACTGGTTCTGATCGGCGAAGGCGAAGCTTATTATCAGAGTATACGGATGCCCGGTGCTCAGGCGCTGGCCAAAGCGGGGCTTGCGCCAATTGTTCTTGCAGCCAAGGAAGGGCTGGCCCTGATCAACGGAACACAGGTGATGACCGCTGTCGGCACGCTGGCCTGCTGGGATGCGCTGAATCTGGCCAACTGGGCGGACTGCACAGCCGCACTCAGCTGTGAGGCGCTGCGGGCGGTCCGTGATGCGTTCGACCCGGCGACACATGCAGTTCGTCCGCATAAGGGCCAGCGGCAGGTAGCCGACAACATCCGCAATCTGACGGACGGCAGCAAGCTGATGACCGGCCAGGGAGAAGTGCGGGTGCAGGACGCCTATTCGCTGCGCTGCGCGCCGCAGGTTCACGGCGCAAGCCGTGATGCGCTGGCTTACATCGCAGAGAAGCTGGAGATTGAGATCAACTCGGCCACAGACAATCCGCTGATCTTCGCGGATGAAGACAAGGTGATCTCAGGCGGGAATTTCCACGGGCAGCCGGTTGCGCTGCCGATGGATCATCTGTCCATCAGCGCGGCGGAGCTGGCGGATATTGCCGAGCGGCGGATCGAGCGGCTGGTCAATCCGCAGCTGAACGAGGGACTGCCCCCGTTCCTGACGAAGAACGGAGGGCTGCAGTCCGGGTTCATGATCGCCCAGTATGCGGCGGCGTCTGTGGTGTCCGAGAATAAATCACTGGCTCATCCGGCCAGTGTGGATTCGATCCCCTCCTCCGGCAATCAGGAGGATCATGTAAGCATGGGCACGATCGGCGCCCGGAAGGCGAAGCAGATCGTCGATAATGCCTATGCGGTGCTGGCGATCGAGCTGCTCTGCGGGGCGCAGGCCATTGACTTCCGGGGGCCGGAGCTGCTCGGGGCGGGCACGAAATGGCTGTATGACCGCTGCCGCGAGCAGGTCCCGTTCGTGGATGGTGACCGGGTGCTGTCCGGTGATTTCGCCACCATCGCCGAGTGGATGAAGGAAGCTGATGTACTGGAGGAGCTGTTCGCACTGGTTCCGTTTCATTCCTGATCAAGGGCAACCGATTACGGCCGATTTTGATGAAGGGAATGTTGTATTTTGCACAAGATTTTTAATCAAACCAGCACGTATGAAAGTTTCCCGCTGGAAGGGGAGTTATCTCCAGCATAAGTAGTCACCGGGTTTCCGGCATGATCAGCGTGTTCAATGGAGGGGGAGTTAAGAATATGAATATGGATGAACCAAGAGTCTGCCGCGCGCC
This window contains:
- the hutH gene encoding histidine ammonia-lyase, giving the protein MLQIDNQTVMIHGNTLTIEEVIKVARYHRMVDLGVESCRKVDRSRKYVEKLLLEKKVVYGLTTGFGKFSDTCISPEDTKQLQLNLIRSHCCGIGEPFPEEIVRAILLLRINALSLGYSGIRLEVIRLMVEMLNRGVIPVIPEKGSLGASGDLAPLSHMVLVLIGEGEAYYQSIRMPGAQALAKAGLAPIVLAAKEGLALINGTQVMTAVGTLACWDALNLANWADCTAALSCEALRAVRDAFDPATHAVRPHKGQRQVADNIRNLTDGSKLMTGQGEVRVQDAYSLRCAPQVHGASRDALAYIAEKLEIEINSATDNPLIFADEDKVISGGNFHGQPVALPMDHLSISAAELADIAERRIERLVNPQLNEGLPPFLTKNGGLQSGFMIAQYAAASVVSENKSLAHPASVDSIPSSGNQEDHVSMGTIGARKAKQIVDNAYAVLAIELLCGAQAIDFRGPELLGAGTKWLYDRCREQVPFVDGDRVLSGDFATIAEWMKEADVLEELFALVPFHS